A single region of the Candidatus Zixiibacteriota bacterium genome encodes:
- a CDS encoding acetate uptake transporter, producing MAEDLRQQAGEITMKAKDITANPAPLGLLGFGMTTVLLNIHNAGFFGMSAMILGMGIFYGGLAQVIAGIMEWKKGNTFGTTAFTSYGLFWLSLVALLVFPKMNWGEAPGKDAMAAYLFIWGLFTLVMFFGTLKLNRALQFVFGSLTLLFFLLALGDATGNQAITRIAGYEGIICGLSAIYTGLAQVLNEVYGRVVAPIGPMK from the coding sequence ATGGCAGAAGATTTAAGGCAGCAGGCAGGTGAAATAACAATGAAAGCCAAAGATATTACCGCCAATCCGGCGCCGCTGGGGCTTCTGGGATTCGGCATGACTACAGTCCTCCTAAATATTCATAATGCCGGATTTTTCGGGATGAGCGCCATGATTTTGGGGATGGGGATATTCTACGGCGGGCTGGCTCAGGTGATCGCCGGAATAATGGAATGGAAGAAGGGGAATACATTCGGGACGACCGCTTTCACTTCCTACGGCCTTTTCTGGCTATCGCTGGTGGCGCTTCTGGTTTTTCCCAAAATGAATTGGGGAGAGGCGCCGGGGAAAGATGCCATGGCGGCATATTTATTTATCTGGGGATTATTCACGCTGGTCATGTTTTTCGGGACGCTGAAATTGAACCGGGCGTTGCAATTTGTTTTCGGTTCGCTGACACTGCTGTTCTTTCTTCTGGCCTTGGGTGATGCCACGGGAAATCAGGCCATCACCCGTATTGCCGGTTATGAGGGAATAATCTGCGGCCTCTCGGCCATTTATACCGGCCTGGCGCAGGTGCTCAATGAAGTATATGGGCGGGTGGTGGCGCCGATAGGGCCGATGAAATAA
- a CDS encoding multiheme c-type cytochrome, producing MMRKGKPQNLAIGIAVLFLLMILMPVVSARFYTNQDIKKESAKCLDCHDDMATSLIGSAHQMATDKTLKAAVEVGCIGCHEGWEKHIDEPSAENITSLPGLSLVRQAEICSGCHADPHQSGVVATDPHYRANVACLSCHTIHSNKSRGLVKDDGENFCATCHTTVAAEFKRRSVHPLESGNIRCTDCHKLQCMNDPSLTVGLDWTCQNCHSEKAGPFTYEHPVAYKHLVNGGGCPECHEPHGSPNDRLLIQPGSGLCRQCHEVPAGHRVQHSGLGTKLDCLFCHSEIHGSYDNKKLLDPDLGIKLFPDCYQSGCHIIND from the coding sequence ATGATGAGAAAAGGAAAGCCCCAAAATCTGGCCATCGGCATAGCGGTGCTTTTCCTTTTGATGATTCTGATGCCGGTTGTCTCGGCCCGGTTCTATACCAATCAGGACATTAAAAAGGAATCGGCTAAATGCCTCGATTGCCATGATGATATGGCGACTTCGCTGATCGGTTCGGCGCACCAGATGGCCACCGACAAGACACTCAAAGCTGCCGTTGAGGTCGGCTGTATCGGCTGCCACGAGGGATGGGAGAAACATATTGATGAACCATCGGCAGAAAATATCACCAGTCTTCCCGGCCTGTCACTGGTCAGACAGGCGGAAATCTGCAGCGGCTGCCATGCCGATCCGCATCAATCGGGAGTGGTCGCCACCGACCCGCACTATCGGGCGAATGTTGCCTGTCTTTCGTGCCACACTATTCACAGTAACAAAAGCCGTGGTCTGGTCAAGGATGACGGCGAAAATTTCTGCGCCACCTGCCATACCACCGTCGCGGCCGAATTCAAACGGCGCTCCGTTCATCCGCTTGAATCCGGAAATATTCGCTGTACCGATTGCCATAAGCTGCAGTGCATGAATGACCCTTCCCTGACAGTAGGATTGGACTGGACCTGTCAGAATTGCCATTCGGAAAAAGCCGGGCCGTTCACTTATGAACATCCGGTCGCCTACAAGCATCTGGTCAACGGCGGCGGCTGCCCCGAATGCCATGAGCCGCACGGTTCGCCCAATGACAGACTTTTGATCCAGCCGGGAAGCGGGCTCTGCCGGCAGTGCCATGAGGTTCCGGCGGGGCATCGTGTGCAGCACAGTGGACTGGGCACCAAACTAGACTGCCTCTTTTGCCACAGCGAGATTCACGGTTCCTACGATAACAAAAAGCTTCTCGATCCCGACCTGGGAATAAAACTCTTCCCGGATTGCTATCAGTCCGGCTGTCATATTATCAATGATTGA